TCAGCCCCGCCGGGCCGTCGTTCTCGGCCCGCGTGATCGGCTTGGCGGTCTTCACCTCCAGCTTCGCGGCGGCGGCCAGCGACGCCAGCTCGGCGACGGCGCCGACGCGGTCCGCGATCTCCTTGGCGCGGGCCACCGCCAGACGGCGGCGCTCGGCCAGGGTCCACGCCGTCTTGACCTTGTCCTTGACCTCGTCGAACGGCGGCGTGCGGGCCGGCGCCACCTTGTCGGCGCGCACGACGTAGAACACGCCGGCCTTGGTCTCGCCCAGCGCCCCGGTCTCGCCCTCCTTGAGGCGGAACGCGGCCTGCAGCATGTCCTGCGTCCACGGCCCGGCCAGCCGCGCCATCCCGTCGGGACCGGCGCCGGCGGCGTCGACATCGGCCACCGTCCGGATCGTCGCGTTGACCGTCTGGGCGGCGTCCTCGAGCTTATCGAGACGGCCCAGCGCCTTCTCGAAGGCGCGCGCCTGCTTGTCGAGCAGGTCGGGGGCCGCCTGGGCGCGGAACTCCGCCTCCAGCTTGGCGCGCGCGGCGGCGAAGTCCGGCGCCTCGCCGGCGTCGATGCGGTTGACCCGGGGCACGTGCCAGCCGAACGGCGTCTTGACCGGGGCGATGGCGGCGCCGGGTTTGTCGGAGGCGAAAACGGCCTCGGCGATCTCCGGCGGCAGCTCGCGCTTCTCGACCACGCCCAGCTTGATCACCGCCTTGCCGGCGATCTCCTTGGCGGCGTCGTCGAGCGATTTGCCGCCCGCCACGGCGTCGGCGATCTTGCGCGCGGTGGCCTCGTCGTCGACCAGCACCTGGTCGACGTCGCGCTTCTCCGGCCGGCCGAACTCGTTCTTGCGGTCCTCGAACACGCGCTTGAGCTCGTCCTCGGACACGCCGACCTGGGCGGTGAAATCGTCGGCCGACATCACGACGAAGGACAGCGAGCGCCGCTCCGGCAGCTCGAAGCGCCGCGGGTTCGCGTCGTACAGCGTCTTGAGCTGGGCGTCGGTCGGCTCCGGCACGTCGGTGATCTTGGCGGCGTCGATCGACACGACCTCGGCGATCCGCTTCTCGTTGCGGAAGCGGAACATCGCGTCGCGCACCACGGCGGGCGCGCGGGCGCCGGCCGCCGTGGCGCCGAGAAGCTGCTCCAGCGCGATCTGGCGGCGCATGTCTGCCACGAACCGCGCCTCGGTGGTGCCGGTCTGGCGCAGCGCGTTCATGAACACGTCGCGGCTGAACTTGCCGTCGACGCCGGCGAAGGCGCGGGTGTCGGTGATCGCCTGCCGCACCTGCTGGTCGGACACCACGACGCCGTGGTCCTGGATGGCGCGGTCCAGCAGCAGGCGCTGCTCGATGGTGCGCAGCGTGCGGCTGGGCACGCCCATCCGCACGGCCTGGTCGGCGGTGATCTGGCCGCCGAAGCGCTCCAGGTCGCGGTTGAACTGGTCGCGCACCTCGCGGCCCTTGATCACCGTGCCGCCGAACTCCAGCGGCCCCAGCCGCCAGCCGCCGACCCGCGCCACCACGGGGTCGCGCCCGGCCGCCTGCAGCGCGCCGCCGACGCCGGCGATGTCGCCCAGCACGAAGGCCACCAGGATGATGCCGAGCACCAGCGCGAGGACGATCGAGGCCGCGATCTTG
The genomic region above belongs to Rhodospirillales bacterium and contains:
- a CDS encoding peptidyl-prolyl cis-trans isomerase translates to MNSFRKIAASIVLALVLGIILVAFVLGDIAGVGGALQAAGRDPVVARVGGWRLGPLEFGGTVIKGREVRDQFNRDLERFGGQITADQAVRMGVPSRTLRTIEQRLLLDRAIQDHGVVVSDQQVRQAITDTRAFAGVDGKFSRDVFMNALRQTGTTEARFVADMRRQIALEQLLGATAAGARAPAVVRDAMFRFRNEKRIAEVVSIDAAKITDVPEPTDAQLKTLYDANPRRFELPERRSLSFVVMSADDFTAQVGVSEDELKRVFEDRKNEFGRPEKRDVDQVLVDDEATARKIADAVAGGKSLDDAAKEIAGKAVIKLGVVEKRELPPEIAEAVFASDKPGAAIAPVKTPFGWHVPRVNRIDAGEAPDFAAARAKLEAEFRAQAAPDLLDKQARAFEKALGRLDKLEDAAQTVNATIRTVADVDAAGAGPDGMARLAGPWTQDMLQAAFRLKEGETGALGETKAGVFYVVRADKVAPARTPPFDEVKDKVKTAWTLAERRRLAVARAKEIADRVGAVAELASLAAAAKLEVKTAKPITRAENDGPAGLTDALVGALFQLTPGKTASVATDSGAAVVRLKEIVAADPATAAADLEKLGKDLDSAMSNDLAAQYVASLERRYGITRDTAAFAALFRPEQQ